In Syntrophorhabdaceae bacterium, one DNA window encodes the following:
- a CDS encoding cache domain-containing protein, producing MKGFKTLLFVIVSIICFASVSIAAEFGTPEEAEAMVKKAVALIKTQGKDKAFVEISNPKGKFIDRDLYIFVYDLNGKCVAHGFNQKMIGVDLIDMKDPDGKLYVKERVEIAKTKGKGWQDYKFTNPTSKKVEHKRAYIEKVDDYIVGCGIYKF from the coding sequence ATGAAAGGTTTTAAAACGTTACTATTTGTGATTGTCTCGATTATTTGTTTCGCGTCTGTATCGATAGCAGCTGAATTCGGCACGCCCGAGGAAGCCGAGGCAATGGTAAAGAAGGCTGTAGCACTGATCAAAACACAGGGAAAGGACAAAGCGTTTGTGGAAATAAGTAACCCGAAGGGTAAGTTCATCGACCGAGACCTCTACATATTTGTTTACGATTTGAACGGGAAATGTGTGGCCCACGGGTTTAATCAGAAAATGATTGGCGTTGACCTGATAGACATGAAAGATCCTGACGGCAAACTATACGTTAAGGAACGCGTGGAAATCGCCAAAACAAAAGGTAAGGGATGGCAGGACTACAAGTTTACCAATCCGACCAGTAAGAAGGTTGAACATAAACGCGCGTATATCGAAAAAGTCGACGACTATATCGTTGGGTGCGGGATCTACAAGTTCTAA